TTCAAAGATAGTGAAAAATATGCCAAAGCGGAACGGCGCGGGCCTTCCTGCATGCCTGATTTTCCCTATCGTCCGGTATTAAAAATTTGCGTAAAGATAACCGTTTTTTCGGATATGCGTAAAATCTGTTTCCGAAAAAAACAATTCCCGCGTGATGGGGCGGCTGCACTGAGGGCTTTCCGGCCGGCCGGGTGCCTGCGGCGTTGGCCGCGCGAGCTTCTTCTTTTAATTGCTTAACTTGCTGTGCATTAGTTTGGTATATGTATGAAAAAAAGCCTTCGGCATTTACCGAAGGCTTTGGAAATATTACAAGCCGGGGCTTAGAGCAACCGGAAGAAATCCGAGCGTACGCCCTGCATGCTCACCGCGTCGTTCTTTACCGACTCCGGAATCGTCGCACGAGTGTATACGCACACGTCGCCGGTGTCGGCCGTGCTGGTCAGCGTGATGGTGTTGGACGATTCGTCTGCCGTGACCGTGTACGAGCTTCCCCAGGGAGTGTTGTCGCTGTAATTTCCCGAAAGTACATCGCCTTTGAGCAAGTAGCTGCCCGTGTATTTCTGGTACTTTACGGATTCGATCTTCTGGTAGATGGTGAACGACCCTCCGTCAAATGCGATGTAGGCGTCGAACACCTGCGGAGCCTGGCCTGTCCATGAGGTCAGGCGCCATTCTCCGACGAGTTGCTTGGCCAACGGCGTGTTGTTATCTTTCTTGTCGTCGTCGCACCCTGCGAACAGGCTCATGCCGAGTATGGCAAAGAGAATATAGATAGTCTTTCTCATGATCTTTTTGCTGTTATCGTAATTCGTATTATAACCAACCTCCGTTCCCGGCCTGTACGCCGCGGGCGATGATGGCGAACTCCTTGGTGATCGTCATGCCGCCCATCACGGTACCTGTACCGACCTTGTCGCCGCCGCCGATTGCCGTAACCGTAATCTTCGCTACGCCGGACTTGGTGCACTTGATCTTCAGTTTGCCGTAGGCC
This Alistipes onderdonkii DNA region includes the following protein-coding sequences:
- a CDS encoding lipocalin family protein yields the protein MRKTIYILFAILGMSLFAGCDDDKKDNNTPLAKQLVGEWRLTSWTGQAPQVFDAYIAFDGGSFTIYQKIESVKYQKYTGSYLLKGDVLSGNYSDNTPWGSSYTVTADESSNTITLTSTADTGDVCVYTRATIPESVKNDAVSMQGVRSDFFRLL